The following coding sequences are from one Arcobacter nitrofigilis DSM 7299 window:
- a CDS encoding ATP-binding cassette domain-containing protein translates to MKNNILNFKNVDYSYGQKVALNNVSFSIEEGTFSVLLGLNGAGKSTIFSLITRLQNLQKGEIDINGYPIKNYSKALKDIGIVFQEPTLDLDLTVKQNLFYYGSLKGLSFKQTLESIDSQITRLELDEVLNTQVRKLNGGHRRRVEILRALINKPKLLLLDEPTVGLDVKSRFDILNYVRNLVKQDGISVLWITHLFDEVNLEDNISIIKSGQIVDSGIVQNLMQKYEKDNLIDTFNFLVG, encoded by the coding sequence ATGAAAAATAATATCTTAAATTTTAAAAATGTTGATTATTCATATGGACAAAAAGTTGCTTTAAATAATGTCTCTTTTTCAATAGAAGAGGGGACATTTTCTGTATTATTAGGACTTAATGGGGCAGGAAAATCTACAATCTTTTCACTAATAACAAGGTTGCAAAATCTTCAAAAAGGTGAAATAGATATAAATGGATATCCCATAAAAAACTATTCAAAGGCTTTAAAAGATATTGGTATTGTATTTCAAGAACCAACATTAGATTTGGATTTGACTGTAAAACAAAACTTGTTTTATTATGGTTCATTAAAGGGTTTAAGTTTTAAACAAACATTAGAATCAATTGATTCTCAAATAACAAGATTAGAATTAGATGAGGTTTTAAATACACAAGTGCGAAAATTAAATGGTGGGCATAGAAGAAGAGTGGAGATTTTAAGAGCTTTAATAAATAAGCCAAAACTTTTACTTTTGGATGAACCTACAGTTGGACTTGATGTTAAAAGTAGATTTGATATTTTAAATTACGTAAGAAATTTAGTAAAACAAGATGGTATATCTGTACTTTGGATTACCCATTTATTTGATGAGGTAAATTTAGAAGATAATATATCAATCATAAAATCAGGACAAATAGTTGATAGTGGAATTGTTCAAAACCTAATGCAAAAGTATGAAAAAGATAATCTTATTGATACTTTTAATTTTCTTGTAGGATAA
- a CDS encoding PQQ-dependent catabolism-associated beta-propeller protein — protein sequence MKKIVLASSLISTLLLADTIYVSNEKDNTISVIDSDTNKVVDTINVGQRPRGILLNKDYTKLYICASDDDTVQVLDLKSKKILYNLPSGEDPEQFALTPDGKELYISNENDAIVTVVDTQNKSVLAQIEVGVEPEGMAVSPDGKVAINTTETSNFLQWIDTKTKKIINTTLVDQRPRHIEFSKNGDMVWASSEIGGTVMVVDAKTKKMVAKIGFKIPGIFKDLIQPVGIKLTSDGKYAFVALGPANHVAVIDTKTYKVIKYLLVGKRVWHMAFANNGTKLYTTNGVSGDVSVIDVASLKVEKSIKVGRYPWGLAVIPK from the coding sequence ATGAAAAAAATTGTTTTAGCCTCAAGCCTTATTAGTACTCTTCTCTTAGCAGATACTATATATGTATCAAATGAAAAGGATAACACTATTAGTGTAATTGATTCAGATACAAATAAAGTAGTAGATACTATTAATGTGGGACAAAGACCAAGGGGTATACTTTTAAATAAAGATTATACTAAATTGTATATTTGTGCAAGTGATGATGATACTGTACAAGTATTAGATTTAAAAAGTAAAAAAATACTTTATAACTTACCCTCAGGTGAAGACCCTGAACAATTTGCTTTAACCCCTGATGGAAAAGAACTTTATATATCAAATGAAAATGATGCAATAGTAACAGTTGTTGATACTCAAAATAAATCTGTACTTGCTCAAATAGAAGTTGGAGTAGAACCAGAAGGAATGGCTGTGAGTCCTGATGGAAAAGTTGCTATAAATACAACTGAAACTTCGAATTTTTTACAATGGATTGATACAAAAACAAAAAAAATCATAAATACAACATTAGTGGATCAAAGACCAAGACATATAGAATTCTCTAAAAATGGGGATATGGTTTGGGCATCATCTGAAATAGGTGGAACAGTTATGGTTGTGGATGCAAAAACAAAAAAGATGGTTGCTAAAATAGGTTTTAAAATCCCAGGAATATTTAAAGACTTAATACAACCAGTTGGTATAAAACTTACATCTGATGGGAAATATGCTTTTGTAGCATTGGGACCTGCAAATCATGTTGCAGTTATTGATACAAAAACATATAAAGTGATAAAATATCTATTAGTAGGAAAAAGAGTTTGGCATATGGCTTTTGCAAATAATGGAACAAAACTATATACTACAAATGGTGTAAGTGGAGATGTATCAGTTATAGATGTAGCTTCTTTAAAAGTCGAAAAAAGTATAAAAGTAGGACGATACCCTTGGGGTCTTGCTGTAATTCCAAAGTAA
- a CDS encoding type 1 periplasmic-binding domain-containing protein: MKFLLLTFILLSFLKAELLNVNILYLEQKIQKPPVLSNVIADPDDLGIKGAELSIKDSNKSAKFLNQNFTLEKTISFDKKELIKSFEKFINAGNSYVVLNVEDDLLKELLKNPLSKKALFFNASSQTTSLRQNYCQENLLHTTPSYAMLYDGLAQFLVKRNFKNIFLLSGKNPKDIEITKDIKRAVKKFGLKIVKEKVWENNTDIRRKASAEFPSFTQADDYDVLVVADYYGDFGEFLYFNTWLPRPIAGTQGLTPVLWHRVIEAWGAAQMQKRFEKFASRWMQSKDFSNWIAVRTIVTSVMNTKAKDLNTNMKYIHSKDFELGAYLGRKLSFRDYNGQIRLPISLVQPRALISTSPQVGFLHPITDLDTMGIAPFEMKCKK, from the coding sequence ATGAAATTTTTACTATTAACATTTATCTTACTTAGTTTTTTAAAAGCAGAACTTTTAAATGTAAATATTCTATACCTAGAACAAAAAATACAAAAGCCTCCTGTTTTATCAAATGTAATAGCTGATCCTGATGATTTAGGTATAAAAGGAGCAGAACTTTCAATAAAAGATAGTAATAAAAGTGCAAAATTTCTAAATCAAAATTTTACTCTTGAAAAAACAATCTCTTTTGATAAAAAAGAGTTAATAAAAAGTTTTGAAAAGTTTATAAATGCTGGTAATAGTTATGTAGTATTGAATGTGGAAGATGATTTATTAAAAGAGTTACTAAAAAATCCCCTATCAAAAAAAGCATTATTCTTTAATGCAAGTAGTCAAACTACAAGTTTAAGACAAAATTATTGTCAAGAAAACCTCCTTCACACAACTCCTAGTTATGCCATGCTTTATGATGGATTAGCACAATTTTTAGTAAAAAGAAATTTTAAAAATATATTTTTATTAAGTGGTAAAAATCCAAAAGATATTGAAATAACAAAAGATATAAAAAGAGCTGTTAAGAAGTTTGGTTTAAAAATAGTAAAAGAAAAAGTTTGGGAAAACAATACTGATATTAGAAGAAAAGCTAGTGCAGAATTTCCTTCATTTACCCAAGCTGATGATTATGATGTATTAGTTGTGGCTGATTATTATGGGGACTTTGGAGAGTTTTTATATTTTAATACTTGGCTTCCACGACCAATAGCAGGAACCCAAGGATTAACACCAGTCTTATGGCACAGGGTAATTGAAGCTTGGGGTGCAGCTCAAATGCAAAAAAGATTTGAAAAATTTGCTTCAAGATGGATGCAATCAAAAGACTTTTCAAATTGGATAGCTGTTAGAACAATTGTAACTTCAGTAATGAATACAAAGGCAAAAGATTTAAATACAAATATGAAATATATACATTCAAAAGATTTTGAATTGGGTGCATATTTAGGAAGAAAACTCTCTTTTAGAGATTATAATGGGCAAATTAGATTGCCAATTTCCCTTGTTCAACCAAGAGCTTTAATATCTACTTCACCACAAGTGGGATTTTTACACCCTATTACTGATTTAGATACTATGGGAATCGCACCTTTTGAAATGAAGTGTAAAAAGTAA
- the cas6 gene encoding CRISPR-associated endoribonuclease Cas6 encodes MKYFELKCLAYIKKEIELNESFDALSSYINYCFTKDEVLKKLHEEKDFKNYCFGNFYPIEKNKVYKKGNTYEFVIRSLDEEFIYKLQKLLRENVNNSFFQVLQATKKVVKQFFISELYTVTPTITTVKDENNKSIFWTIDKDGDILKLQEQLQKNLLKKYENFYNEKLEPTQNFIQLLEIKNQKPQSIYFMKKINDDKSIRVRLFGNKFKIVPNEDEVSQKLAFVALACGLGEKQSYGGGFCLWK; translated from the coding sequence ATGAAATATTTTGAACTAAAATGCTTGGCATATATAAAAAAAGAGATTGAACTAAATGAAAGCTTTGATGCTTTATCTAGCTATATAAACTATTGTTTTACAAAAGATGAAGTATTGAAAAAACTACATGAAGAAAAAGACTTCAAAAACTATTGTTTTGGGAATTTTTACCCAATAGAAAAAAACAAGGTATATAAAAAAGGAAACACTTATGAGTTTGTGATACGCTCATTAGATGAAGAGTTTATTTATAAATTACAAAAACTATTAAGAGAAAATGTAAACAATAGTTTTTTTCAAGTACTACAAGCAACAAAAAAAGTAGTAAAACAATTTTTTATAAGTGAACTATATACAGTAACCCCAACCATAACAACAGTAAAAGATGAAAATAACAAATCAATATTTTGGACTATAGATAAAGATGGAGATATCTTAAAGCTACAAGAACAACTTCAAAAAAATCTTTTAAAAAAATACGAAAACTTTTATAATGAAAAATTAGAGCCAACACAAAACTTTATCCAACTACTAGAAATCAAAAATCAAAAACCACAATCAATATATTTTATGAAAAAGATAAATGATGATAAAAGCATAAGAGTAAGACTCTTTGGAAATAAGTTTAAAATAGTACCAAATGAAGATGAAGTAAGTCAGAAGTTGGCGTTTGTTGCTTTAGCTTGTGGACTTGGGGAGAAACAAAGTTATGGTGGAGGGTTTTGTTTATGGAAGTAG
- the cas7i gene encoding type I-B CRISPR-associated protein Cas7/Cst2/DevR: MFLNIAYITKVNLASLNGSEGTGGNITEMKKIASANGEEYAYVSGQALRRYFKETLLQLGQRITEVSENGNPTFRDENGKYIDLDKKLKDVKELAYKKFIDLDLFGYMFPNGGRRWSPVKVTPLISILPYKGEYDYLTRKQKPKKENEKSGNIVQIEIDTLNFMRGNIMVNTSHIGNEIDEYTYDVNEILDNEEKNSRLNIFLDAIKNFNGGAKQSRNLEDISPKFIVIAKQKTGNPFLLNSLDVDIEGNINIENIKESIEDTDVESLTIGISKGIFKNEEEIKNSFENVVSVAKAIEEYKDILKSK; the protein is encoded by the coding sequence ATGTTTTTAAATATCGCATATATTACAAAAGTAAATTTAGCATCATTAAATGGTAGTGAAGGAACAGGTGGGAATATAACTGAAATGAAAAAAATCGCAAGTGCAAATGGTGAAGAGTATGCTTATGTTTCGGGACAAGCTTTAAGAAGATATTTTAAAGAAACACTACTTCAACTAGGACAAAGAATTACAGAAGTTAGTGAAAATGGTAATCCAACATTTAGAGATGAAAATGGTAAATATATAGATCTTGATAAAAAATTAAAAGATGTAAAAGAATTGGCCTATAAAAAGTTTATAGATCTTGATCTTTTTGGATATATGTTCCCAAATGGTGGCAGAAGATGGTCTCCTGTAAAAGTTACCCCTCTTATATCAATACTTCCATATAAAGGTGAATATGATTACCTTACAAGAAAACAAAAACCAAAAAAAGAAAATGAAAAAAGTGGGAATATTGTACAAATAGAGATAGATACATTAAATTTTATGAGAGGGAATATTATGGTAAATACTTCTCATATAGGAAATGAAATCGATGAATATACTTATGATGTAAATGAAATTCTAGATAATGAAGAAAAAAATAGTAGATTAAATATCTTTTTAGATGCTATTAAAAACTTTAATGGTGGAGCAAAACAATCAAGAAACCTTGAAGATATTTCACCAAAATTTATAGTAATAGCTAAACAAAAAACTGGGAATCCATTTTTATTAAATAGCTTGGATGTGGATATTGAAGGTAATATAAATATTGAAAATATAAAAGAATCTATTGAAGACACAGATGTAGAATCTCTAACTATAGGCATATCAAAAGGGATATTCAAAAATGAAGAAGAGATAAAAAATAGCTTTGAAAATGTAGTTTCTGTAGCAAAGGCAATAGAAGAGTATAAAGATATATTAAAGAGTAAATAA
- the cas5 gene encoding CRISPR-associated protein Cas5, with product MKVIRFEIQGLMNSYRIPFFRTYHKSFLAPPKTTIIGMLCNISLKSQKEFFEILDKEVFEVSVVINEIKGRAKDLWSYKTLEKKNMGKSVVRRDKLFSPKYTIYLKIKDKKLYNEILENLRLPKNTPSLGMDDELIEIKNIKTLEMEEHDTNKINSIFLDKNISYKAYVKDLSKSIELPTINLASTKFIAFDKKNKRIPKESNKDFEFSQVEYLNCEIEFAKDIESFVDVELNNKVVFY from the coding sequence ATGAAAGTTATAAGATTTGAGATACAAGGTCTTATGAATTCATATAGAATACCTTTTTTTAGAACTTATCATAAAAGTTTTTTAGCTCCACCAAAAACTACTATCATAGGAATGCTTTGTAATATCTCATTAAAATCTCAAAAAGAGTTTTTTGAGATTTTAGATAAAGAGGTATTTGAAGTATCAGTTGTAATAAATGAGATTAAAGGTAGAGCTAAAGATTTATGGTCATATAAAACTTTAGAGAAAAAAAATATGGGAAAAAGTGTAGTTAGAAGAGATAAACTTTTTTCTCCAAAATACACGATATATCTAAAAATAAAAGATAAAAAACTTTATAATGAAATTTTAGAAAATCTAAGATTGCCTAAAAATACTCCATCTTTAGGAATGGATGATGAGTTGATAGAGATAAAAAATATCAAAACCTTAGAGATGGAAGAACATGACACTAATAAAATAAATTCTATTTTTTTAGATAAAAATATTTCTTATAAGGCATATGTGAAAGATTTATCAAAAAGTATAGAGCTTCCAACTATAAATTTAGCTTCTACAAAGTTTATAGCTTTTGATAAAAAAAATAAAAGAATACCAAAAGAGTCAAATAAAGATTTTGAATTTAGTCAAGTTGAGTATTTAAATTGTGAAATAGAGTTTGCTAAAGATATAGAGAGTTTTGTGGATGTTGAACTTAATAATAAAGTGGTGTTTTACTAG
- a CDS encoding CRISPR-associated helicase/endonuclease Cas3, which produces MKILAKKIVEDEQIKTQTLQEHTNWVMEEALKLIDDKSLSKVSIVSGWKKEKILDLIFFSCYFHDIGKATIEFQNTINNGTNSYHSLYSVSVLNQINEFNISGEEDSTINLLLTLCLTHHTLLPYNSNNAYFTFLDSVENIFFNYKDSYKNYLNKECLYDFDFEIEEDIEDILFDIEDDLKYIKENHKLRTLYTYCSGILNFADWLASARFNKSLPKTYFEKIPTKEIFLEQLSENNPSFKKLRDFQDDLSILGKSVLVEIPTGEGKTEGSLLWAIKNLYDKNSKVIYTLPTQVTSNKLYERVTSLFDKNECGLIHSSSKLYLEKEYEKEHGLVDDFFKSEITFNKNFSKPVTVSTIDSLLKFFINIGRFNIATKNYLNSVVIIDEVHCYDFKLMGFLKKFLELCNEFDVKVCLMSASIPKKIKELLGIENYPIITEKKLFKKKANEIIKIDEELDENFDLIIKKFKENKNILIIRNSVKSATDTYKKLRDDYGIDEDDLILYHSTFKKRDKNQKEKDIFDKLDGNKPFILIATQIVEISLDIDFDIMFTDNAPIDSLIQRFGRVNRKKDEIKKGVIYIFKYEKEFPYKSKYLIQITFDTIENGYFELGEYVKWLNIVYDKVFKNDIKINNEIDILFKQGYKKYDDVLKELDGIKKSEDNYDLRHIEQSKVDYLLVDDFLDDNIDSKKFHEYTISLPNYYGKKYLYMSQKESFYKVLDLKYNYRQGLLIDDDKSCEFM; this is translated from the coding sequence GTGAAAATATTAGCAAAAAAAATCGTAGAAGATGAGCAGATTAAAACTCAGACTTTACAAGAACATACAAATTGGGTTATGGAAGAAGCTTTGAAATTAATAGATGATAAGTCATTATCAAAAGTTTCTATAGTAAGTGGTTGGAAAAAAGAAAAGATTTTAGATTTGATTTTTTTTAGCTGTTATTTTCATGATATTGGAAAAGCTACTATTGAATTTCAAAATACTATTAATAATGGAACTAATTCATATCATTCTTTATATAGTGTAAGTGTTTTAAACCAAATAAATGAATTTAATATTTCAGGTGAAGAAGATAGCACTATAAATTTATTACTAACTCTTTGTTTAACTCATCATACACTATTACCATATAATAGTAATAATGCATATTTTACTTTTTTAGATAGTGTAGAGAATATTTTTTTTAATTATAAAGACTCTTATAAAAATTATTTAAATAAAGAGTGTTTATATGATTTTGATTTTGAGATAGAAGAAGATATAGAAGATATTTTATTTGATATTGAAGATGATTTAAAGTACATAAAAGAAAATCATAAATTAAGAACACTTTACACATATTGTAGTGGCATATTAAACTTTGCTGATTGGTTAGCAAGTGCTAGATTTAATAAGAGTTTACCAAAAACATATTTTGAAAAAATACCTACAAAAGAAATTTTTTTAGAACAATTATCAGAGAATAATCCATCTTTTAAAAAATTAAGAGATTTTCAAGATGATTTATCAATTTTAGGTAAGAGTGTACTTGTAGAAATACCAACAGGGGAAGGGAAAACTGAAGGTTCTTTGTTGTGGGCTATAAAAAATCTATATGATAAAAACTCTAAGGTTATATATACTCTTCCTACACAAGTAACTTCAAATAAATTATATGAAAGAGTGACTTCTCTTTTTGATAAAAATGAATGTGGACTTATACATTCATCTTCAAAGTTATATCTTGAGAAGGAGTATGAAAAAGAACATGGTTTAGTAGATGACTTCTTTAAAAGTGAAATAACTTTTAATAAAAACTTTTCAAAGCCTGTAACTGTTTCTACTATTGATTCTCTTTTAAAGTTTTTCATAAATATTGGTAGATTTAATATTGCAACAAAAAACTATTTAAATTCAGTTGTGATTATAGATGAAGTGCATTGTTATGATTTTAAACTAATGGGTTTTTTAAAAAAGTTTTTAGAACTTTGCAACGAATTTGATGTAAAAGTTTGTTTGATGAGTGCATCTATTCCTAAAAAGATAAAAGAATTATTAGGTATTGAAAACTATCCAATTATCACTGAGAAAAAATTATTTAAGAAAAAAGCAAATGAAATTATAAAAATAGATGAAGAACTTGATGAAAACTTTGATTTAATAATTAAAAAGTTCAAAGAAAATAAAAATATATTAATTATAAGAAATAGTGTAAAAAGTGCAACAGATACATATAAAAAGCTTAGAGATGATTATGGTATAGATGAAGATGATTTGATACTTTATCATTCTACATTTAAAAAAAGAGATAAAAATCAAAAAGAGAAGGATATTTTTGATAAGTTAGATGGTAATAAACCTTTTATTTTAATTGCAACTCAAATAGTAGAAATATCATTAGATATTGATTTTGACATAATGTTTACAGATAATGCTCCAATTGATTCTTTGATTCAAAGGTTTGGTAGAGTAAATCGTAAAAAAGATGAAATTAAAAAGGGAGTAATATATATTTTTAAATATGAAAAAGAGTTCCCTTATAAGTCAAAGTATCTAATACAAATAACTTTTGATACTATAGAAAATGGATATTTTGAACTTGGGGAATATGTAAAATGGCTAAATATAGTTTATGATAAAGTATTTAAAAATGATATAAAGATAAATAATGAGATAGATATCCTATTTAAACAAGGATATAAAAAATATGATGATGTTCTAAAAGAATTAGATGGAATAAAAAAATCTGAAGATAATTATGACTTAAGACATATAGAGCAATCTAAAGTAGACTATTTATTAGTAGATGATTTTTTAGATGATAATATAGATTCCAAAAAATTTCATGAATATACTATTTCATTACCAAATTATTATGGAAAAAAATATCTTTATATGTCACAAAAAGAATCTTTTTATAAAGTTTTAGACTTAAAATATAATTATAGACAGGGATTATTAATAGATGATGATAAGTCTTGCGAATTTATGTAA
- a CDS encoding BRO-N domain-containing protein — translation MDKIQLFESKQIRSHWDENSELWYFSIVDVVTILTQSASPRKYWNKLKQRLKEEGNETVTNCHQLKMKASDGKMRLTDVATTEQLLRLIQSIPSPQAEPFKMWLAKVGYERIEAIQDPEKSIDAALRDYMKLGYSEKWINQRLKSIEVRKELTDEWKQRGVEEGKEFALLTDIISKAWSGNTTKEYKKLKNLKKENLRDNMTNLELVLNMLAEATTTEISKEKKPDGLDESKKIAKEGGTIAGDTRKAIEEKTGKRVVTNQNAKDLLENK, via the coding sequence ATGGACAAAATACAACTTTTTGAATCGAAACAGATAAGAAGTCATTGGGATGAAAATAGTGAATTGTGGTATTTTAGTATTGTAGATGTAGTGACAATATTAACTCAAAGTGCTAGCCCTAGAAAATATTGGAATAAACTAAAACAGAGATTAAAAGAGGAAGGAAATGAAACGGTGACAAATTGTCACCAGTTGAAAATGAAAGCATCTGATGGTAAGATGAGACTTACTGATGTAGCTACTACAGAACAACTTTTAAGGCTTATCCAGTCTATTCCCTCACCTCAAGCTGAACCTTTTAAAATGTGGCTAGCAAAGGTTGGCTATGAGAGAATAGAAGCTATACAAGATCCTGAAAAGTCTATTGATGCTGCTTTGAGAGATTATATGAAACTTGGATACTCTGAAAAGTGGATAAACCAAAGACTTAAAAGTATTGAAGTAAGAAAAGAACTGACTGATGAATGGAAACAAAGAGGAGTAGAAGAGGGTAAAGAGTTTGCTCTTCTTACTGATATTATTTCAAAAGCTTGGAGTGGGAATACTACAAAAGAGTATAAAAAACTCAAAAATCTTAAAAAAGAGAATCTACGAGACAATATGACAAATCTTGAGCTAGTTCTTAATATGCTTGCAGAAGCAACCACAACAGAAATCTCAAAAGAAAAAAAGCCAGATGGACTAGATGAAAGTAAAAAAATAGCTAAAGAGGGTGGAACAATAGCAGGAGATACGAGAAAAGCGATAGAAGAAAAAACAGGTAAAAGAGTTGTAACAAATCAAAATGCAAAAGACTTATTAGAAAACAAATGA
- a CDS encoding CRISPR-associated protein Cas4, which translates to MKINGTLISYFFICKTKLWLHANRINLEDNSEDVRIGKILHEINESKSKKAEISIDNIKIDKLTRDYLVEVKKSDSDIESVKWQVLLYLYKLKQKGVERKGKIEFIEKNKQDKKIHYIDLDEVNEKELLKICDKIEALINAPVPPTAKFENKCKKCAYYEYCFI; encoded by the coding sequence ATGAAAATAAACGGCACTCTAATCTCATACTTTTTTATATGTAAAACAAAACTCTGGCTTCACGCCAATCGCATAAACCTAGAAGATAATAGCGAAGATGTACGAATCGGTAAAATCTTACATGAGATAAATGAATCAAAGTCAAAAAAAGCTGAGATAAGTATTGACAATATTAAGATAGATAAGCTTACCAGAGATTATCTTGTGGAAGTTAAAAAGTCTGATAGTGATATTGAATCTGTAAAATGGCAGGTTTTACTTTATCTTTATAAACTAAAACAAAAGGGTGTTGAAAGAAAAGGGAAAATAGAGTTTATAGAAAAAAATAAACAAGATAAAAAGATACATTATATTGACTTAGATGAGGTAAATGAAAAAGAGCTTTTAAAAATATGTGATAAGATAGAAGCACTTATAAATGCACCAGTACCACCAACAGCAAAATTTGAAAACAAATGTAAAAAGTGTGCTTATTATGAGTATTGTTTTATATAA
- the cas1b gene encoding type I-B CRISPR-associated endonuclease Cas1b: MAKNHTRYIFSMGELKRKDNSIAFRNEKGNFYIPIQDTRELYCMNEVSFNTKFLDFISKSGITLHLFNYHGNYSGSFYPKEQLVSGDLTIKQSLCFIERRLHIAKAIVRAIALNIHESLYHYFRHGKKDLKQVLDWLKNDLEKLLNKELTIEQILFVEGQVWNRFYDSFKYFLPEDFIMNKRVKRPPDNPINALVSFGNTLLYTKTISSIYETHLNQTISFLHSPREGRFSLSLDISEAFKPIIVFKTIFDLVGKKRIQVTKHFDKSLNYALLNEEGKKIFIDAFETRINETFMHKKLKRKTSFKNCIKLDGYKLIKYIVEEKEFSPFLLKEKM; the protein is encoded by the coding sequence ATGGCAAAGAATCATACTAGATATATATTTTCAATGGGTGAACTTAAACGCAAAGATAACTCCATAGCTTTTAGGAATGAAAAAGGAAATTTTTATATTCCTATTCAAGATACTAGGGAACTATATTGTATGAATGAAGTGAGTTTCAATACTAAGTTTTTGGATTTTATCTCAAAGTCTGGTATTACTCTTCATCTTTTTAATTATCATGGAAATTATAGTGGAAGTTTTTATCCTAAAGAGCAACTTGTAAGTGGGGATTTGACTATAAAACAATCTTTATGTTTTATTGAGCGAAGATTGCATATAGCAAAAGCTATTGTAAGGGCAATAGCTTTAAATATTCATGAAAGCTTATATCACTATTTTAGACATGGAAAAAAAGATTTAAAGCAGGTGTTAGATTGGCTTAAAAATGATCTTGAAAAGCTTTTAAATAAAGAGCTAACTATAGAGCAAATACTCTTTGTAGAAGGGCAAGTTTGGAATAGGTTTTACGATAGTTTTAAATATTTTTTGCCAGAAGATTTTATCATGAACAAAAGGGTAAAAAGACCACCCGATAATCCTATAAATGCTCTTGTGAGTTTTGGAAATACTTTGCTTTATACAAAAACAATATCAAGTATATATGAAACACATCTAAATCAAACTATAAGTTTCTTGCACTCTCCAAGAGAGGGAAGATTCTCTTTAAGTCTTGATATAAGTGAAGCTTTTAAACCTATCATTGTGTTTAAAACTATTTTTGATTTAGTAGGTAAAAAAAGAATTCAAGTTACAAAGCATTTTGACAAAAGTTTAAATTATGCGCTTTTAAATGAAGAGGGCAAAAAGATATTTATAGATGCCTTTGAAACAAGAATAAATGAAACTTTTATGCACAAAAAACTAAAAAGAAAAACAAGTTTTAAAAACTGTATCAAACTTGATGGATATAAACTTATAAAATATATAGTTGAAGAAAAAGAGTTTAGTCCATTTTTATTAAAAGAGAAGATGTAA
- the cas2 gene encoding CRISPR-associated endonuclease Cas2, which yields MAKKQNINYNYVFLFYDIADEFSDIGKYRVAKVFKICKQYLKHHQKSIFRGNITPSDQIMLETKLKKVIDKDLDFISIIKVQNSGSFAEVIIGNDKKESESIFI from the coding sequence ATGGCTAAAAAACAAAATATAAACTACAACTATGTATTTTTGTTTTATGATATCGCAGATGAGTTTAGCGATATAGGTAAATATAGAGTTGCGAAAGTTTTTAAAATATGTAAACAATACCTAAAACACCATCAAAAATCAATTTTCAGAGGAAATATAACTCCTTCTGATCAAATAATGTTAGAAACAAAACTAAAAAAAGTAATAGATAAAGACTTGGATTTTATCTCCATCATAAAGGTACAAAACTCAGGAAGCTTTGCAGAAGTTATTATAGGAAATGATAAAAAAGAATCAGAATCCATCTTTATATAA